From one Melioribacteraceae bacterium genomic stretch:
- a CDS encoding PaaI family thioesterase, translating into MNKLAFQDFYPDDVAHCYGCGKLNDRGHQIKTYWDGEETVTRFTPKDYHTAIPGFVYGGLIASLIDCHGTGSAAAAMYKHENREMDTDPPLRFVTAQLNVTYLKPTPLGPELILKGKIREVKGKKVIVDVELFADEQLCAKGEVIAVKIPEILLQK; encoded by the coding sequence ATGAATAAACTTGCATTTCAAGATTTCTATCCTGATGACGTGGCACATTGTTACGGCTGCGGTAAACTTAACGATCGCGGTCATCAAATAAAAACTTATTGGGATGGTGAAGAAACTGTTACCAGATTCACACCAAAGGATTATCATACCGCAATTCCGGGTTTTGTTTACGGCGGATTAATTGCCTCGCTTATTGATTGTCACGGAACAGGATCTGCTGCAGCGGCAATGTACAAACATGAAAACAGAGAAATGGATACAGATCCGCCGTTACGATTTGTAACTGCACAATTGAATGTAACTTATTTAAAACCAACTCCACTCGGTCCCGAGCTAATTCTAAAGGGAAAGATTCGTGAAGTAAAAGGGAAAAAAGTAATTGTAGATGTAGAACTTTTTGCGGATGAGCAACTCTGTGCAAAAGGTGAAGTGATTGCGGTTAAAATACCGGAAATTTTGCTTCAAAAATAA